A stretch of Sporichthya brevicatena DNA encodes these proteins:
- the ppdK gene encoding pyruvate, phosphate dikinase — protein MPKFVYDFTEGNRDQKDLLGGKGANLAEMTNLGLPVPPGFTITTEACQAYLASGSAPAELSEQVTEKLAWLEGQFGKQLGQADDPLLVSVRSGAKFSMPGMMETVLNIGLNDSSVAGLAKQSSNDRFAWDSYRRLLQMFGKTVLHIDGEHFEDAIDAAKKAKGTTADLDLDAEDLRGLVDTFKAIILRETGKEFPQDPRAQLDAAVEAVFNSWNAPRAILYRRQERIPADLGTAVNVQSMVFGNLGMDSGTGVCFTRDPGSGAQGLYGDYLSNAQGEDVVAGIRNTLPLQDLEKLDKPSFDRLLEIMTQLENHYRDLCDIEFTIERGKLWMLQTRVGKRTAGAAFRIATQLVDQGLIDLDEALQRVTGDQLTQLMFPKFDTSGKPQQITKGMNASPGAAVGKVVFSSDDAVAWAERGEAVILVRRETNPDDLSGMIAAAGILTSRGGKTSHAAVVARGMGKTCVCGAEELDVDTRAKTIQAPGGITIREGDVVSIDGSSGAVYLGEVPVQPSPVVQYFEGQLAAEDGDDLVKAVHRLITHADATRTLKVRTNADTPEDSARARRMGAEGIGLCRTEHMFLGDRAQHVEKLILANSDAERKAALDALEPLQKQDFLEIFEAMDGLPVTVRLIDPPLHEFLPNLTDLAVKVAVAEAKGEDPGHDRELLAAVNRLHEANPMLGLRGVRLGVVIPGLFGMQVRAIAEAAAERKKAGGDPLPEIMIPLVGAVQELELMREESENILTSVAAETGVDLSFIPIGTMIELPRAAVTAGQIAEAADFFSFGTNDLTQTTWGFSRDDVEAAFFTQYLEKGIFGVSPFESLDREGVGRLVSIASTEGRGTKPDLKLGVCGEHGGDPESIHFFHGVGLNYVSCSPFRVPVARLEAGRAAGSGGSDTR, from the coding sequence GTGCCGAAGTTCGTCTACGACTTCACCGAGGGCAACCGCGACCAGAAGGACCTCCTGGGTGGCAAGGGGGCCAACCTCGCGGAGATGACCAATCTCGGTCTCCCCGTACCGCCCGGCTTCACGATCACGACCGAGGCGTGCCAGGCCTATCTGGCCAGCGGCTCCGCCCCGGCCGAGCTCTCGGAGCAGGTGACCGAGAAGCTGGCGTGGCTCGAGGGCCAGTTCGGCAAGCAGCTCGGCCAGGCCGACGACCCGCTGCTGGTCTCGGTGCGCTCGGGCGCCAAGTTCTCCATGCCCGGGATGATGGAGACCGTCCTCAACATCGGCCTGAACGACTCCTCCGTCGCGGGCCTGGCCAAGCAGTCCTCCAACGACCGCTTCGCGTGGGACTCCTACCGCCGCCTGCTGCAGATGTTCGGCAAGACCGTGCTGCACATCGACGGCGAGCACTTCGAGGACGCGATCGACGCCGCCAAGAAGGCCAAGGGCACCACCGCCGACCTCGACCTCGACGCCGAGGACCTGCGCGGGCTGGTCGACACCTTCAAGGCGATCATCCTGCGCGAGACCGGCAAGGAGTTCCCGCAGGACCCGCGGGCCCAGCTCGACGCGGCCGTCGAGGCCGTCTTCAACTCCTGGAACGCGCCCCGCGCGATCCTCTACCGCCGCCAGGAGCGCATCCCGGCCGACCTCGGCACCGCGGTCAACGTCCAGTCGATGGTGTTCGGCAACCTCGGCATGGACTCCGGCACCGGCGTCTGCTTCACCCGTGACCCGGGCAGCGGCGCGCAGGGCCTCTACGGCGACTACCTGTCCAACGCCCAGGGCGAGGACGTCGTCGCCGGCATCCGCAACACCCTGCCCCTGCAGGACCTGGAGAAGCTCGACAAGCCGTCCTTCGACCGGCTGCTCGAGATCATGACCCAGCTCGAGAACCACTACCGCGACCTGTGCGACATCGAGTTCACGATCGAGCGCGGCAAGCTCTGGATGCTGCAGACCCGCGTCGGCAAGCGCACCGCGGGGGCGGCGTTCCGCATCGCGACCCAGCTCGTCGACCAGGGCCTGATCGACCTCGACGAGGCGCTGCAGCGCGTCACCGGCGACCAGCTGACCCAGCTGATGTTCCCGAAGTTCGACACCTCGGGCAAGCCGCAGCAGATCACCAAGGGCATGAACGCCTCGCCCGGTGCAGCGGTCGGCAAGGTCGTGTTCTCCTCCGACGACGCGGTCGCGTGGGCCGAGCGCGGCGAGGCCGTCATCCTCGTCCGGCGCGAGACCAACCCCGACGACCTGTCCGGCATGATCGCCGCGGCCGGCATCCTCACCTCCCGCGGCGGCAAGACCTCGCACGCCGCGGTCGTGGCCCGCGGCATGGGCAAGACGTGCGTGTGCGGCGCCGAGGAGCTCGACGTCGACACCCGGGCCAAGACCATCCAGGCCCCCGGCGGGATCACGATCCGTGAGGGTGACGTCGTCTCGATCGACGGCTCGTCCGGCGCGGTCTACCTCGGCGAGGTGCCGGTCCAGCCGTCGCCGGTCGTGCAGTACTTCGAGGGTCAGCTGGCCGCCGAGGACGGCGACGACCTGGTGAAGGCGGTGCACCGTCTGATCACGCACGCCGACGCGACGCGCACGCTGAAGGTACGGACGAACGCCGACACCCCCGAGGACTCGGCCCGCGCCCGCCGCATGGGTGCCGAGGGCATCGGCCTGTGCCGCACCGAGCACATGTTCCTCGGTGACCGCGCGCAGCACGTCGAGAAGCTGATCCTCGCCAACAGCGACGCGGAGCGGAAGGCCGCGCTCGACGCTCTCGAGCCGCTGCAGAAGCAGGACTTCCTCGAGATCTTCGAGGCGATGGACGGCCTGCCCGTGACGGTCCGTCTGATCGACCCGCCGCTGCACGAATTCCTGCCGAACCTCACCGATCTCGCCGTCAAGGTCGCGGTCGCCGAGGCCAAGGGCGAGGACCCCGGCCACGACCGCGAGCTGCTCGCGGCGGTCAACCGGCTGCACGAGGCGAACCCGATGCTGGGTCTGCGCGGTGTGCGCCTCGGCGTGGTCATCCCGGGGCTGTTCGGCATGCAGGTCCGCGCGATCGCCGAGGCCGCGGCCGAGCGCAAGAAGGCCGGCGGCGACCCGCTCCCGGAGATCATGATCCCGCTCGTCGGGGCCGTGCAGGAGCTCGAGCTCATGCGTGAGGAGTCCGAGAACATCCTCACCTCGGTCGCCGCCGAGACCGGCGTGGACCTCTCGTTCATCCCGATCGGGACGATGATCGAGCTGCCGCGCGCTGCGGTGACGGCCGGTCAGATCGCCGAGGCGGCGGACTTCTTCTCCTTCGGCACCAACGACCTCACCCAGACCACGTGGGGCTTCTCCCGCGACGACGTCGAGGCCGCGTTCTTCACCCAGTACCTGGAGAAGGGCATCTTCGGCGTCTCGCCGTTCGAGTCGCTCGACCGTGAGGGTGTCGGCCGCCTCGTCTCGATCGCCTCCACCGAGGGCCGGGGCACCAAGCCGGACCTCAAGCTCGGCGTCTGCGGCGAGCACGGCGGCGACCCGGAGTCGATCCACTTCTTCCACGGCGTCGGCCTGAACTACGTCTCCTGCTCCCCGTTCCGCGTCCCCGTCGCCCGCCTCGAGGCCGGCCGCGCCGCGGGCTCGGGTGGCTCCGACACGCGCTGA
- a CDS encoding deoxyguanosinetriphosphate triphosphohydrolase, translating to MDSEGYPAGYGDADAERWVAEPPKSTERTAFARDRARVLHSAALRRLAAKTQVVAPGTDDFARNRLTHSLEVGQIGRELGAWLGADADLVETACLAHDLGHPPFGHNGEDALDTAAFACGGFEGNAQTLRVLTRLEGKTFRDDGRSVGLNLTRAALDATVKYPWPRREGLRKFGHYPDDADAYAWLRAGARSGRRCLEAQVMDFADDVAYSVHDVEDGIQAGMIDLGALGSAGERADLAALAARNYLSDLDPAELDDAAATLTQLPWWPQHPDRTRRGLAALKNMTSQLISRFCLAAQAATRQHHGPGPLTRYAADLCVPRETQVEIALLKTVAARYVMHTEARETLQARERAVIAELVDALETGAPETLDPAFAVDFTAAADDAARRRVVLDQIASLSDTSALALHARLCR from the coding sequence ATGGACAGTGAGGGGTACCCCGCCGGGTACGGCGACGCGGACGCCGAGCGCTGGGTCGCCGAGCCGCCCAAGTCGACCGAGCGGACGGCGTTCGCGCGGGACCGGGCGCGCGTGCTGCACTCGGCCGCGTTGCGGCGCCTGGCGGCCAAGACCCAGGTGGTCGCCCCGGGGACCGACGACTTCGCGCGGAACCGGCTCACGCACTCGCTCGAGGTCGGGCAGATCGGCCGGGAACTCGGCGCCTGGCTCGGGGCCGACGCGGATCTGGTGGAGACCGCCTGCCTCGCCCACGACCTCGGCCATCCGCCGTTCGGGCACAACGGGGAGGACGCGCTCGACACCGCGGCGTTCGCGTGCGGCGGGTTCGAGGGCAACGCCCAGACGTTGCGCGTCCTCACCCGTCTGGAGGGCAAGACGTTCCGCGACGACGGCCGCAGCGTCGGGCTCAACCTGACGCGGGCCGCGCTCGACGCCACCGTGAAGTACCCGTGGCCGCGCCGGGAGGGCCTGCGCAAGTTCGGCCACTACCCGGACGACGCCGACGCCTACGCCTGGCTCCGGGCGGGCGCGCGCTCCGGGCGGCGGTGCCTGGAGGCGCAGGTCATGGACTTCGCCGACGACGTGGCGTACTCCGTCCACGACGTCGAGGACGGCATCCAGGCCGGGATGATCGACCTCGGGGCGCTGGGCTCGGCGGGGGAGCGCGCCGACCTGGCGGCGCTGGCCGCGCGGAACTACCTCTCCGATCTCGACCCGGCCGAGCTCGACGACGCCGCCGCGACCCTCACGCAGCTGCCGTGGTGGCCGCAGCACCCGGACCGGACCCGGCGGGGGCTCGCGGCGCTGAAGAACATGACCAGCCAGCTGATCAGCCGGTTCTGCCTCGCGGCCCAGGCCGCGACCCGGCAGCACCACGGGCCGGGTCCCCTGACCCGCTACGCCGCCGACCTCTGCGTGCCCCGCGAGACCCAGGTCGAGATCGCGCTGCTCAAGACCGTCGCCGCCCGGTACGTCATGCACACCGAGGCCCGCGAGACGCTCCAGGCCCGCGAGCGTGCGGTCATCGCCGAGCTCGTCGACGCCCTGGAGACCGGCGCGCCGGAAACCCTCGACCCGGCGTTCGCGGTCGACTTCACCGCCGCGGCGGACGACGCCGCCCGGCGTCGGGTGGTGCTCGACCAGATCGCATCGCTGTCCGACACGTCCGCCCTTGCCCTGCACGCGCGGCTCTGCCGCTGA
- a CDS encoding LLM class flavin-dependent oxidoreductase, whose amino-acid sequence MLFSCSFAPAADTPDHIAFAEQLGFHRAWCYDSPAVFTDVWMTLALAAQRTSRIGLAPGVLVPHTRHVMTAAAAVATLARLAPGRVAVGVGSGFSAARLLGRPPVRWAEVESYVETLRALLRGEEVEHEGRRLRMLHEDGVTVARPLEVPIVVAAEGPRGLEAARRVGDGVSSSLMDPPAGFDWSLRVALGTVLAEGESPTSPRVVDVAGPAAALAYHGMYDFGWLEALEGLPNGRAWRERVEAIPASARHLTIHEGHAHTLNAIDRELIPAEFVAAATFTGTADELRKRLDDLESAGVTEVSFHIANRDAPRELEAFAALMR is encoded by the coding sequence ATGCTCTTCTCCTGCAGCTTCGCGCCCGCGGCGGACACGCCCGACCACATCGCGTTCGCCGAACAACTCGGCTTCCACCGCGCCTGGTGCTACGACTCGCCCGCCGTGTTCACCGACGTCTGGATGACGCTCGCGCTGGCCGCGCAGCGGACGTCCCGGATCGGCCTCGCCCCGGGCGTGCTCGTCCCGCACACGCGGCACGTCATGACCGCGGCGGCGGCCGTCGCCACCCTGGCCCGCCTGGCGCCCGGCCGGGTGGCCGTCGGCGTCGGATCCGGGTTCTCCGCGGCCCGGCTGCTCGGCCGGCCGCCGGTGCGCTGGGCCGAGGTGGAGAGCTACGTGGAGACGCTGCGGGCCCTGCTCCGGGGCGAGGAGGTCGAGCACGAGGGCCGCCGGCTGCGCATGCTCCACGAGGACGGCGTCACGGTCGCTCGCCCACTGGAGGTGCCGATCGTCGTGGCGGCGGAGGGCCCCCGGGGCCTGGAGGCCGCGCGTCGCGTCGGCGACGGCGTCAGTTCCTCGCTGATGGATCCGCCCGCGGGCTTCGACTGGTCGCTGCGGGTCGCGCTCGGCACCGTGCTGGCCGAGGGCGAGTCGCCGACGTCCCCGCGTGTCGTCGACGTCGCCGGACCGGCCGCCGCCCTGGCGTACCACGGGATGTACGACTTCGGCTGGCTCGAGGCGCTGGAGGGCTTACCCAACGGCCGGGCCTGGCGCGAGCGCGTGGAGGCGATCCCGGCGTCCGCCCGGCACCTGACGATCCATGAGGGTCACGCCCACACGTTGAACGCGATCGACCGCGAGCTCATCCCCGCCGAGTTCGTCGCCGCGGCGACGTTCACCGGCACCGCGGACGAGCTGCGCAAGCGGCTCGACGACCTCGAGTCGGCGGGCGTCACCGAGGTCAGCTTCCACATCGCGAACCGCGACGCCCCGCGGGAACTGGAAGCGTTCGCCGCGCTCATGCGCTGA
- a CDS encoding sigma-70 family RNA polymerase sigma factor, translated as MSAQSARADAEEDLLALYDVALPQVYGYLLRRCGTRAVAEDLTAETFLAAVDATRRPDPPAIDVAWLIGTARHKLVDHWRRLAREERNLRAVEAPAEAEDPWDATLDALTAQAALERLGPHHRVALTLRYLDDLTVPQVAAALGRTRHATEALIVRARAAFRSAYDETAVEENTTGKEVDRG; from the coding sequence GTGAGCGCGCAATCGGCGAGAGCGGACGCGGAGGAGGACCTCCTTGCGCTCTACGACGTCGCGCTCCCGCAGGTGTACGGCTACCTGCTGCGTCGGTGCGGGACGCGGGCCGTCGCGGAGGACCTGACGGCCGAGACGTTCCTGGCCGCCGTCGACGCGACGCGGCGACCCGATCCGCCGGCGATCGACGTCGCCTGGCTGATCGGGACCGCCCGGCACAAACTCGTCGACCACTGGCGGCGCCTGGCGCGCGAGGAACGGAATCTGCGGGCCGTCGAGGCACCCGCCGAGGCGGAGGACCCGTGGGACGCCACCCTCGACGCCCTCACGGCGCAGGCCGCCCTGGAGCGGCTCGGACCGCACCACCGCGTGGCCCTGACGTTGCGTTACCTGGATGACCTGACGGTCCCTCAGGTTGCTGCCGCGCTCGGTCGCACACGCCACGCCACCGAGGCCCTGATCGTCCGGGCCCGGGCGGCATTCCGCTCCGCGTACGACGAGACCGCCGTCGAGGAGAACACGACCGGGAAGGAGGTCGACCGTGGCTGA
- a CDS encoding VOC family protein — protein sequence MADPLDVLRGPDGPVGPDPTFAARLRARLERALAAPEGVDVSSTALEIEPTATLPPLTTALTPYLTVADGRGAIGWYAEVFGALVAEPPYEMPDGRIGHAELRVGGARLYLADEFPDLDLGAPTGVTSVTLHLAVTDVDATVAAARAAGATVEREPADYPYGRNGVVRDPFGHRWLLDQAAAPAGFAEGEGDVGYLSLWVRDLDRAEAFYAHVLGWTFAERNPHARAVSGSMSRAIVALDAPNAEFWPDPRPGAFASRAVADIDAAVARVRAAGGRASDPQDTPYGRSADCVDDQGLPFSLHERGPGEPRPAANGERHGDVAYVTVLTPDSARFRAFSESVFGWTFSPGRVADGWGVDGPAPMTGVAGGSEHPELVPMYRVDDIAAAVERVREAGGTATDPEHQPYGQWSQCTDDQGLPFHLGQL from the coding sequence GTGGCTGACCCGTTGGACGTCCTGCGAGGCCCGGACGGCCCCGTGGGCCCGGACCCGACGTTCGCGGCCCGGCTGCGAGCGCGCCTGGAGCGCGCCCTCGCGGCCCCGGAAGGAGTCGATGTGAGCAGCACCGCCCTGGAGATCGAGCCGACGGCCACCCTGCCGCCGCTGACCACCGCCCTGACCCCGTACCTGACCGTCGCGGACGGCCGGGGCGCGATCGGCTGGTACGCCGAGGTGTTCGGTGCCCTCGTGGCCGAACCGCCCTACGAGATGCCGGACGGGCGGATCGGGCATGCGGAGCTCCGGGTCGGTGGGGCGCGGCTCTACCTGGCCGACGAGTTCCCCGATCTGGATCTGGGTGCGCCCACCGGCGTCACGTCGGTGACGCTGCACCTCGCGGTCACCGACGTCGACGCGACCGTCGCCGCGGCGCGCGCAGCAGGAGCCACGGTCGAGCGGGAGCCGGCGGACTACCCCTACGGCCGCAACGGCGTGGTCCGCGACCCGTTCGGGCACCGCTGGCTGCTGGACCAGGCCGCGGCACCCGCCGGGTTCGCCGAGGGCGAGGGCGACGTCGGCTACCTGTCGCTGTGGGTCCGCGACCTCGACCGGGCGGAGGCGTTCTACGCCCACGTCCTCGGCTGGACGTTCGCCGAGCGGAACCCGCACGCCCGGGCGGTGTCGGGCTCGATGTCGCGGGCGATCGTGGCCCTGGACGCCCCCAACGCCGAGTTCTGGCCCGACCCGCGGCCAGGGGCGTTCGCGTCCCGCGCCGTCGCGGACATCGACGCCGCTGTCGCGCGGGTGCGTGCCGCCGGTGGGCGTGCGAGCGACCCCCAGGACACCCCGTACGGGCGCAGCGCGGACTGCGTGGACGATCAGGGCCTGCCGTTCTCGCTGCACGAGCGGGGGCCGGGGGAGCCGCGGCCGGCGGCGAACGGGGAGCGCCACGGGGACGTCGCGTACGTGACGGTCCTGACTCCGGACTCGGCCCGCTTCCGGGCGTTCTCGGAGTCGGTGTTCGGGTGGACGTTCAGCCCCGGCCGGGTCGCGGACGGCTGGGGCGTCGACGGACCCGCCCCGATGACCGGGGTGGCCGGCGGCTCGGAGCACCCGGAACTGGTGCCGATGTACCGCGTGGACGACATCGCGGCCGCGGTCGAGCGCGTCCGTGAGGCCGGCGGCACCGCCACCGATCCGGAGCACCAGCCGTACGGCCAGTGGTCACAGTGCACCGACGATCAGGGGCTGCCCTTCCACCTCGGGCAACTCTGA
- a CDS encoding antitoxin — translation MGKFGDLVNKAKDLATEHDDKIDAAAEKLGDLVDGKTGGKYSDKIDTGVEKLQGLVENDGSSA, via the coding sequence ATGGGTAAGTTCGGCGATCTCGTGAACAAGGCGAAGGACCTCGCCACCGAGCACGACGACAAGATCGACGCCGCCGCCGAGAAGCTCGGCGACCTGGTCGACGGCAAGACCGGCGGCAAGTACTCCGACAAGATCGACACCGGGGTCGAGAAGCTGCAGGGCCTCGTCGAGAACGACGGCAGTTCCGCCTGA
- a CDS encoding antitoxin, whose amino-acid sequence MTAHEPGRHHMGKLDELKNKAKDMVSENRDRIEDGLDKAGDMINQRTGGKHGDKIDQGLEKAKQGLDRAEGKAGDESAPAPQAPQTPEATPEQPPGPPIG is encoded by the coding sequence GTGACCGCACACGAGCCCGGGAGGCACCACATGGGCAAGCTCGACGAGCTCAAGAACAAGGCCAAGGACATGGTGAGCGAGAACCGCGACCGCATCGAGGACGGCCTCGACAAGGCCGGCGACATGATCAACCAGCGCACCGGCGGCAAGCACGGCGACAAGATCGACCAGGGCCTGGAGAAGGCCAAGCAGGGCCTGGACCGCGCCGAGGGCAAGGCCGGGGACGAGAGCGCTCCCGCGCCGCAGGCGCCCCAGACACCGGAGGCGACGCCGGAGCAGCCGCCCGGTCCGCCGATCGGCTGA
- the miaA gene encoding tRNA (adenosine(37)-N6)-dimethylallyltransferase MiaA gives MSEPLVVAVVGPTATGKSALGIELAERLGGEVVNTDSMQLYRGMDIGTAKLTPAEREGVPHHLLDLWEVTEPAAVAVYQRLARKVVADLLAAGKSAVLVGGSGLYVRAVLDDLDFPGTEPEVRGRLEAELEEVGAPALHARLATLDPVAAERILPGNGRRIVRALEVIELTGQPFTAKLPDPRYVRPAVQIGLGADRETLDRRLDDRVDAMWAAGLVDEVRGLMPRGLREGRTASKALGYAQVLQFLDGACDEDAARAETKRATRKFARRQMAWFGRDARVRWLPADHPQLIDAALAALERPLPAGTDRAGSVL, from the coding sequence ATGTCCGAGCCGCTGGTCGTCGCCGTCGTGGGCCCGACCGCGACCGGGAAATCGGCCCTCGGCATCGAGCTGGCCGAACGCCTCGGCGGCGAGGTGGTCAACACCGACTCGATGCAGCTCTACCGCGGCATGGACATCGGGACGGCCAAGCTGACGCCCGCCGAGCGCGAAGGTGTCCCGCACCACCTGCTGGACCTCTGGGAGGTCACCGAACCGGCCGCGGTTGCGGTCTACCAGCGCCTCGCGCGGAAGGTGGTCGCCGACCTGCTCGCGGCCGGGAAGTCGGCCGTCCTCGTCGGCGGGTCCGGCCTGTACGTCCGCGCGGTGCTGGACGACCTGGACTTCCCGGGCACCGAACCCGAGGTGCGCGGCCGGCTGGAGGCCGAGCTGGAGGAGGTCGGCGCGCCCGCCCTGCACGCCCGGCTGGCGACGCTCGACCCGGTCGCCGCCGAGCGGATCCTGCCCGGCAACGGCCGCCGGATCGTGCGGGCGCTGGAGGTGATCGAGCTGACCGGTCAGCCGTTCACCGCGAAGCTGCCCGACCCGCGGTACGTGCGCCCGGCCGTGCAGATCGGGCTGGGCGCGGACCGGGAGACCCTCGACCGGCGCCTCGACGACCGCGTGGACGCCATGTGGGCGGCCGGCCTGGTCGACGAGGTCCGCGGTCTGATGCCGCGCGGCCTGCGTGAGGGCCGGACGGCGTCCAAGGCGCTCGGCTACGCGCAGGTGCTGCAGTTCCTCGACGGTGCCTGCGACGAGGACGCCGCGCGAGCGGAGACGAAGCGCGCCACCCGCAAGTTCGCCCGCCGGCAGATGGCGTGGTTCGGCCGCGACGCCCGGGTGCGCTGGCTCCCCGCGGACCACCCGCAGCTGATCGACGCCGCCCTCGCGGCCCTCGAGCGGCCGCTGCCGGCAGGCACGGACCGGGCCGGGTCCGTACTCTGA
- the dapF gene encoding diaminopimelate epimerase: MERIAFVKGHGTENDFVLIPDLDGALDLDAATVAALCHRRAGIGGDGILRVVRTDAEPDAAPYRGAAEWFMDYRNADGSVAQMCGNGIRVFARYLVDAGHQAPGQFLVATRGGVRTVTCGATGDVTVDMGPYALPDLGAINVTVGSRTWPALAVRMPNPHAVVFVEDLAEAGDLLTPPQVTPGAFPDGVNVEFVLVRGPRHVAMRVHERGVGETQACGTGACAVMVASARRAGAGAPTTYRVEQPGGPLLITLTADGNVEMTGPAVLVAEGTWLLGAEFGSSDGVDPCHAEVVSTGATTGTV; the protein is encoded by the coding sequence ATGGAGCGAATCGCGTTCGTCAAGGGCCACGGCACGGAGAACGACTTCGTGCTGATCCCGGACCTCGACGGCGCCCTGGACCTCGACGCGGCCACGGTCGCCGCGCTGTGCCACCGGCGGGCCGGCATCGGCGGAGACGGCATCCTGCGCGTCGTCCGCACCGATGCCGAGCCCGACGCGGCGCCCTACCGCGGCGCGGCCGAGTGGTTCATGGACTACCGCAACGCGGACGGCTCCGTCGCCCAGATGTGCGGCAACGGCATCCGGGTGTTCGCCCGGTACCTGGTCGACGCGGGGCACCAGGCTCCCGGCCAGTTCCTCGTCGCGACCCGCGGCGGGGTCCGCACCGTGACCTGCGGCGCCACCGGCGACGTCACCGTCGACATGGGCCCGTACGCCCTGCCCGACCTGGGCGCGATCAACGTGACCGTCGGTTCGCGCACCTGGCCCGCGCTCGCGGTGCGGATGCCGAACCCGCACGCCGTCGTCTTCGTCGAGGACCTCGCCGAGGCGGGCGACCTCCTGACGCCTCCTCAGGTCACGCCCGGCGCCTTCCCGGACGGGGTCAACGTCGAGTTCGTCCTCGTCCGCGGCCCGCGTCACGTCGCGATGCGCGTCCACGAGCGCGGGGTCGGGGAGACGCAGGCCTGCGGGACCGGTGCGTGCGCCGTGATGGTCGCGTCGGCCCGTCGCGCGGGTGCGGGCGCCCCGACGACCTACCGGGTCGAGCAGCCCGGCGGCCCGCTGCTGATCACGCTCACCGCCGACGGCAACGTCGAGATGACCGGTCCGGCCGTCCTGGTCGCCGAGGGAACGTGGCTGCTCGGGGCGGAATTTGGCTCGAGTGACGGGGTAGATCCGTGTCACGCTGAGGTCGTTTCCACCGGCGCGACGACAGGGACGGTATGA
- the hflX gene encoding GTPase HflX, translating to MTSTSRQPHFEAFEDFDEVSGALDESVLDDADRDGDQFDLADRHALRRVPGLSTELEDITEVEYRQLRLERVVLIGVWTSGTAAEADTSLLELRRLAETAGAVVLDGFTQRRDRPDPATYVGSGKARELRDVIVAEGADTLICDGELTPSQLTQLENVVKVKVIDRTALILDIFAQHAKSREGKAQVELAQMQYMLPRLRGWGQSMSRQAGGRAGAGGVGIGGRGPGETKIETDRRRIRAKMAKLRREIAEMGTSRQTQRTERRRNAVASVAIVGYTNAGKSSLLNRITGAGVLVENALFATLDPTVRRATTPDGRDFTLTDTVGFVRHLPHQLVEAFRSTLEEISGADLILHVVDGSDPEPEAQLSAVRAVLAEIDARNIPEIVVVNKADAADEYVLERLVRREPTAVVVSARTGRGIDNLLAAVAADLPRPEVEVEVLVPYDRGNLVSRVHQHGDVLVEEHTETGTRIRARVGEALAAELAPFAAAG from the coding sequence ATGACGAGCACCTCACGACAGCCGCACTTCGAGGCCTTCGAGGACTTCGACGAGGTCTCCGGCGCTCTCGACGAGAGCGTTCTCGACGACGCGGACCGTGACGGTGACCAGTTCGACCTCGCCGACCGTCACGCCCTGCGCCGGGTCCCGGGCCTGTCGACCGAGCTCGAGGACATCACCGAGGTCGAGTACCGGCAGCTGCGACTCGAACGGGTCGTGCTGATCGGGGTCTGGACCTCCGGCACCGCCGCGGAGGCGGACACCTCGCTGCTCGAACTGCGCCGCCTGGCCGAGACCGCGGGCGCCGTCGTCCTCGACGGGTTCACCCAGCGGCGTGACCGGCCGGACCCCGCCACCTACGTCGGTTCCGGCAAGGCGCGCGAGCTTCGGGACGTCATCGTCGCCGAGGGTGCGGACACCCTCATCTGCGACGGTGAACTGACGCCGAGTCAGCTGACGCAGCTGGAGAACGTCGTCAAGGTCAAGGTCATCGACCGGACGGCGCTGATCCTCGACATCTTCGCCCAGCACGCGAAGTCGCGGGAGGGCAAGGCGCAGGTCGAGCTCGCGCAGATGCAGTACATGCTGCCGCGCCTGCGCGGGTGGGGTCAGTCGATGTCCCGGCAGGCCGGTGGCCGGGCGGGTGCCGGCGGTGTCGGCATCGGTGGTCGCGGTCCCGGTGAGACCAAGATCGAGACCGACCGTCGCCGCATCCGCGCGAAGATGGCCAAGCTCCGTCGCGAGATCGCCGAGATGGGCACCTCTCGGCAGACCCAGCGCACGGAGCGCCGGCGCAACGCCGTCGCCTCGGTCGCGATCGTCGGCTACACGAACGCCGGCAAGTCCTCGCTGCTCAACCGGATCACCGGTGCGGGTGTCCTGGTCGAGAACGCGCTGTTCGCGACCCTGGACCCGACCGTGCGCCGCGCAACGACGCCCGACGGGCGGGACTTCACGCTCACCGACACCGTCGGGTTCGTCCGGCACCTGCCGCACCAGCTCGTCGAGGCGTTCCGCTCCACGCTGGAGGAGATCTCCGGCGCGGACCTGATCCTGCACGTCGTCGACGGCTCGGACCCCGAGCCCGAGGCGCAGCTGTCCGCGGTTCGCGCGGTGCTGGCCGAGATCGACGCGCGGAACATCCCCGAGATCGTCGTGGTCAACAAGGCCGACGCGGCCGACGAGTACGTCCTGGAGCGCCTCGTGCGCCGGGAGCCGACGGCGGTCGTCGTCTCCGCCCGTACCGGTCGGGGGATCGACAACCTGCTCGCGGCCGTCGCCGCCGACCTGCCGCGTCCCGAGGTCGAGGTCGAGGTCCTCGTGCCCTACGACCGCGGCAACCTGGTCTCCCGGGTCCACCAGCACGGCGACGTCCTCGTCGAGGAGCACACCGAGACCGGCACGCGGATCCGGGCCCGCGTCGGGGAGGCCCTGGCGGCCGAGCTGGCCCCGTTCGCCGCGGCCGGCTGA